In Lachnospiraceae bacterium, the DNA window TATTTAAACAAAACAGCCAGAAATCTGTTCCATTTTAAGGATAAGGCTGCTTATAAAGGTAAAAAATGCTACGAAATCCTGCAGCAATGCTCCTCTCCCTGTGCAATGTGTACCAATAAACGCTTAAAACCAGATGAATTTTACGAATGGTCCCGTTTTAATCCGATGGTGAATCGTTCTTTTCTGCTGAAAGATACTATGGTCATTGATGACGGGCGCAGAATCCGAATTGAAATAGCGATCGATCTGGATATCCAGGAAATGACAAAGAAAACTTTCTCCCAGTTTACAGACACTGAAGCTCTGATCAATGAAGGGCTTCGCTGTGCTCTGGCAGAAGAAACACCTGAACAGTCTATTAATACATTATTGCAGTATCTGGGACAGATGTTCCACAGCGACCGGGTATATATTTTCGAGAAAAATAAACATGGCAACTTTGATAATACCTTTGAATGGTGCACCTGTGGCGTTTCTCCCCAGATAAATATGCTGCACAATATCCCACCGGAAGCACTGGGAACATGGCCTTCCACTTTCCAGAAAGGAGAAAGCGTGATCATCCGGAATTTGGATGATATTATGTCTTATGATCCTGTTGTGTATGAAACACTTATGCCCCAGAATATTAAACGGCTGGTCACCAGCCCTATTTCCCGCAATCAGGATATAATCGCTTTCTATGGTATCGACAATCCACCCCTTGATCGTATGGATCATATTGCTTTTATGCTTCAGCTATTTGGACATTTTATCGATTCCATGCTGCGACGCAGAAATCTGGTTGAAAAGCTGGAAAACTTAAGCTATTATGACCAGCTGACCGGTGCGAAAAACCGCCATGCCCTGAATGAACAGCTGGCTTCCCTTACCAAGGGCCAAAGTCTGGGCATACTTTACGGTGATGTTATGGGATTAAAACAGATCAATGATACTTTGGGACATCAGGCTGGCGATAAAGCCCTTCTTTATGCCTGTGAAAAACTGAAATCCCATTTTCCGGAGGAATGTGTATACCGTATTGGCGGTGATGAGTTTATTGTGCTCATACCGGGCATTACAGAAAATCTGTTCCAGTCCATGATCCGTTCTATACTGGCAGATATGGCAGAAAGCTCCGTTCACCTGGCTCTTGGCTCTGTGTGGGTAGAAGATTGTACTGACAATGCTGAAAAGGCTCTGTCTGAAGCAGATGCCAGAATGTATGAAGATAAACGGGCCTATTATGCAAAGAACAGACAGTTAGACAGAAGGAGACGTTAAAGTACGTCTCCTTTTTTATTGGAACGATCCATGATCCTGCAAAAAAATACCGCTGCCAGAGTACTTACCATAGTTGCCACAAGACATGGACCTGTAACAGCTGCCGCAGATACACTGTGATACTGGCTTCTGTAAGCGATGATATTCACCGGGATCAGCTGAAGGGATGATATGTTCATGACCAAAAACGTACACATTTCATTGCTGGCAGTGCCTTTGGGAACTGCCCGAACCGTGCTTTTCTCTTTTCTGCGCATCTCTTCTATTTTTTCCAGTTCTTTCATGGCCTTAAGTCCCGCAGGGGTTGCGGCCCAGCCAAGCCCTAAAATATTTGCAATGAAATTTACTGAAATCTGTCTGGCAGCTTCACAGTCCGTTGGCAGATCTGGAAACAGAAACTTTAATATGGGCCTCATTTTCCCCGAAAGCTGCTCTACCAGCCCGGCCCTGCTTCCTATCTCCAGGATCCCGTTCCAGAAAGCTACGATCCCCACCATGGTGAGGCTTAATGTTACTGCTTCCCCAGCTGCGCTTAAAGCTCCTTCTGTTACCTGAGCCAGTCTTCCATGAAATGCTCCCCATATGATCCCCAGAAAAAGCATTCCGCTCCAGATATAATTTAACATATGACTTTTTCTGCGTTCCTTACACACCCATTTATACACATTTTATGATCTGGTGCACGGGAAAATACACCTTCCTGTAGTGCAAAAGTTATCCACAATCTAAATCTTGTATTTCCCCTTTTTTTTACCACATATCTTGTGTTTGTCGGTGGATAATGTGGATAACTTTGGGGATAACTCTGTTTATAGTGTGTGTAAACCATGGGGAAACTGTGGGGAAATATGTATTTTTATGTGGAAATAGAAAATTTTGTGGATTTTTTATCCACATTTTCACAGATTTTGGAAAT includes these proteins:
- a CDS encoding nucleoside recognition protein gives rise to the protein MLNYIWSGMLFLGIIWGAFHGRLAQVTEGALSAAGEAVTLSLTMVGIVAFWNGILEIGSRAGLVEQLSGKMRPILKFLFPDLPTDCEAARQISVNFIANILGLGWAATPAGLKAMKELEKIEEMRRKEKSTVRAVPKGTASNEMCTFLVMNISSLQLIPVNIIAYRSQYHSVSAAAVTGPCLVATMVSTLAAVFFCRIMDRSNKKGDVL
- a CDS encoding GGDEF domain-containing protein, whose amino-acid sequence is MSKVWEFFENMNEAVYASDIDTYELIYLNKTARNLFHFKDKAAYKGKKCYEILQQCSSPCAMCTNKRLKPDEFYEWSRFNPMVNRSFLLKDTMVIDDGRRIRIEIAIDLDIQEMTKKTFSQFTDTEALINEGLRCALAEETPEQSINTLLQYLGQMFHSDRVYIFEKNKHGNFDNTFEWCTCGVSPQINMLHNIPPEALGTWPSTFQKGESVIIRNLDDIMSYDPVVYETLMPQNIKRLVTSPISRNQDIIAFYGIDNPPLDRMDHIAFMLQLFGHFIDSMLRRRNLVEKLENLSYYDQLTGAKNRHALNEQLASLTKGQSLGILYGDVMGLKQINDTLGHQAGDKALLYACEKLKSHFPEECVYRIGGDEFIVLIPGITENLFQSMIRSILADMAESSVHLALGSVWVEDCTDNAEKALSEADARMYEDKRAYYAKNRQLDRRRR